The Alnus glutinosa chromosome 10, dhAlnGlut1.1, whole genome shotgun sequence DNA window TGTATTCATAACTAAGCATCTCCTACATTCtgtcaattaaataatttccaTACAGTTAACCAATCAAAATGGAAAACAATTAGACAGAGATAAACCAAAGATAAACTTATAAGAGAGAAAACATTAGAAAAAGGCAGGTACCTTAGTGGGGATTCCTACTATAATTTGAGCTCATTCAAATATTCAATCAATTCGATCGTCATTAATCATTATTAGATGGACATGAGCAGTCTTGCAccattctcttcctttttttccaTGGCACTGTTTCTTTTACAAAGGACATTTGCTGATCAATAGAATAGAAACAGAGGCAAGCAGCCCCTCTTCTGGTATGTACTAGAGGACAGGCAGTTATAGATCCGTTATTCTTCCAGAGATGTCAGTGGTTGAAGCCCCTTCTTGTCCAAAGATTTCATGTTTGGAAAATTAGAGATTTTAAGAACGGAGAACGGTGAAGTAATGGAAGAACTTCCAAGTAGTTAAGCACTCtgtttcataaaaataaacaataattaaccCATGATCCAATTGGAAGCTGCACTGGTCCCTGCTAAATCAGATTGATATATATGTCACaattttccaataaaaaataaaaaaatcctacaaactttattaaaaagaaaaacaattcatGGGCATGAACATGACGAATATAAAAGTGACCAGTTTGTAAAAATCTGAACCTAGTATTAGGTGCTAGAAATTTTAGCTGACCTTCTGGCATTCAAGGAGCAAATACAGCATATTCTATATGTCCGTCTCTGCGTCTTGTACTCTTAATCTATGCTCTTTAATCTTCTATATTCTGTTGCCTAAAATTTTTTCATACAATCAATATTAGAAAAACTCAAATTAGTTAGTGataaaacaaagagaaatttATCGGGCGACGAAAATATTAGAAAACCATATGTATGAAAGAATTTGAGAAAGTTATTACAAGAAGCAAGAGGATCATATTCATAAATAGCTGATTGAAAAGAGCAATTACGTAAGTGTAAAAGCTGAACATATTGTTGTCGCCTTTGAGATGATGTGCAGGCATTATAACAGAAAATGGGACTCTTGCAAGGATTTTAGCTCATCCAATATATTCACCATGAATCAGAAAATGATCGACGTTAGGAACCTTTCGCCGTTCTTTTTCGTTTCTTGGTTTGCCACTGTTTCCTCAACAGAAGGCATTTGTTGATTTCTACTATAAAAAGGAAGGCAGGCAACCCTTTGTCTTAAGAGGAAAATCCCCAATTGGAAGGAGATTGGCCGGAAGCAGCAAAAGATTTTCAATTCAAAGCATATGAGAATGGAAGGTGACCCTACAAAAGAACCCACAAGGAATTGAGGAAAGACGGTGGAATAGAGATTTGTAGAAACACAAATCACCGAAACAAACATTTTGATTGTTTCGATTGAAAGCCGAATTACAGGAAGAACTAAAAAGTGGCAAAGCACTTTGTTCCATCAAGGattaattttattgacaatTAGCCCCTATAATCCAATTGAAAACAACACCGTTCCTAGAGATGAACAAAAATCTTATGTTACAATTAGCCTATAGTCCAATTGATCAAAACCATATTGATTCTAAGAGAtgaacactatatatatatatatatatatttaaaaggaCTCTAAGGGACATAACATACCAGAAAACACCAACTTTTAGAGCATCAATATTTTGCTTCGATGGTATTACATCCATATTGTACCTGTCATTgacaaaaacacacacaagAGTAAATATATAATAACTCTTCAACAATGAATGACAGTTGAAATGAAAACAGTTTTACCGGCCAAATAAGGATTTAGTTCTCACTGCCCTCTTACATACCATACCTTTggaacaaacataaaaatagtcTAAAAGACCCGAAATATTCGTATGGGAGTTCAATAACTTTTAAGATTGCTAAGGTTATACACTAACACAGTGGGTTCTGAACCCACAACCACACCCTCCATTCTCTTCTTACGGGGAAAGAGTCTTCATTTTGGCTAGAGCTCATTCGCAGATTAGATGAAATGAATTGCATTTACTGTTGTTTGATTgtgatattttgaattttgaaattaatttcaaatttcaaaattcatttaatttcaaaattcaaaattcatttaatttcaaaattcaaaattaaatgaaatgaattgcATTTACTGGTGTTTGATTGTgatattttgaatttcaaacGTTCTTGCACATTCCAGATATAACTAAATCAGATCAATACATATGCTGCGATTTAGCCAATATAAAAGAGACacaatttgagaaaaattgaaccaaatatttagaaaatagaTTAATTAGCTAACCTTCAAGAGTTCATGCCTCGCAGGATCACATATTCTATTTGCTTCTCGTAATTGTAACCCAAGCTCTTTGCCGTTCGTTTCCTTTCTTCAACTTAGGGCATTTGTTGATCCATATAGAAGAAAGGGAAGCACACAACCCTTCTTCTTAAGAAGAAAATCCCACTGGGGCGGGCAATAGCGAAAAATTTTCAACTCTAAGCATATATAACAATGGAAGGTGAACCTGCAAAAGAACCCACAAGGAATTGAGGAAAAAATCTTATATTAGAAatccatatatattaaagaaattaagaaagtccACAACGAGAAGGAAGGGGATCATATTACAATTACCTAAGTGAATATGTTGTTGCCGCCTTCGAGATGATGTGCAGGTATTATTCCGAGGCTTTTGGCTCATTCAATAAATTCTTCATAATCAATCAATATGTGATCGACGTTCGGAATGTTTCGCcgctctttttctttcttgctttgCCACCGTTTTCTCAACAAAGGGCAGTCGGTGATCCTTATTGTAGAAAGGGAGGTAGGCAACCCCTCTTTTGGAATGTACTCGAGCTTAGGGCAGTTCCTGACCGAAAATTCTTCAAGAGAGGTGAGGTCTTGAAGCCCTTTCTTGTCCAAAGATTTCATATTTGGAAATCCAGAGATATGAAGGTGAGTCAGACAAGAAGGCAGCAACCCTGGCTCTGGAAAGGACTCCACGTCTTCATTTGTACAATtgactacaaaaaaaaaagagtttttccAAACCCCATCCTGCCCGTTTGGCAAAGAGTTTGTCACATATCTTGACATTCAAATATTTAACATTGGAAGGCAAGCCTCCTTCGGGAAAAGACTCAATTCTTGGACATGAAATAATGTGAAAAAATTCAAGAGAAGGAAGGAGTACATGCATCTTCTCTGGCAGTGACCTCAGACTCTCACAATGAGAGACCAAAAAGAATGAAAGGTCGGGGGCACGAATTCCTCCTTTTGGAAAAGATACCAAATTAGGGCAATCGCAGATTTCAATATTACGCAAGGTCACTAAATCACGTCCATGTTGTTCCGAAACCGTTAAAGATTCTATATTCTTACAATTCCAGATATTGATATCATAAAGCTTTGGGAATAAATCTAACGAAAATGACTTGAGGGAATCACAACCTTCCAACCGCAATGTTTCAAGGGATACAAAGTGTGAGTGTGTTGGGAGCTCTAACTTCATACAGTTTGAGATTTCTAACGGTTGAAGACAGTTGTTGGAGGCCACCATTCCCATGGGAAGGGACTCTAGTGCGTCAAATCCTCCAATTGTGAGCTTTCGCAATTTAGCTGGCAATTCCTTTAACAGAACCTCGTTACAATCTCTCAGCTTCAATTCGCGTACAACAGGAGCCCTTGGGAGTGAAGCTACCAGCTGAGGACATTCATGAATCTCAAATTTCGCTAAAGAAGGAAGATGGACGGGTAGCCCTCCTTTTAACTTAGGAcaattataaatataaagctCTTCAAGTAGAGGAAAAGCTCCATCTTCATTTTCCGTACCAAAAGAAGACCATTCCTCCCAATTTAACATTCGCTCGAACCTTAGATTTTGAAGTGCTCCAAATGGTTTAACTGTTGAAGAATCGCTGCCATAAAACTCATGATCCACTTTAACAACTTGTTCAAACCCAAGAACAGAGAGGTCCTTCAAACAGGGTAGCCATCCAAGTGGTGGCAAGTTATGACAACGTTTGCAATTTTCTAAGCGAAGGGACTCTATATTAGAGAATGAATGATGCCAAACCCAATCTGAAAGACTTTCACCGTCATAGTTGTTGATAGTGAGACGTTTCAAGTTACTATGGGGCCGAAGATTGTCAAGTAAAGAGATTTGACATTCTGCAATATTAGATGCATTCCATTCCAACACCAACTCCTCAAGGTACTTCCTATCTTTCAAGCATGCTTTCAGAGCATCCGTAGGAGATACAACATTTTGGAGCTCTAAAATAGAAAGCTTTCCTCGAAGATTTGCAAAATTCCCCAACTCTTCAATGGAAGCCCCACTATGTTTGCTAACGATAAATTTAGATAATGTTTGTAGACATTTTAGCCTACCTAGCTGCATTGGCATCTCTTCTATGGCTGTTCCGCTAATATCAAGATGACGTAAATTAATGAGTTTTTGCATCTCTATTGGCAATACAGAAAGATCTTTACAACCTGATAAATTCAATGTTTGCAAATTGCACAACTTACATATGGAATCAGGCAACCTTTTAATTGCAGTGGAAGAAAGGTTCAAATAACGTAGATGCTTAATTTTGTCAATTGATTCGGGCAACTTAGTCATATTTCAATAGTGAGATAGAGACAACACCCGCAAGCATCTTAGCTTTGGCAATAAATCAAGTGGTACTCTTTTagttaagaagaagaaattgtaGCTTGGTGACAACTCCAATGGTAGGAATGAGTGCAATCGAGTAGCCTTGTAAAGAGACTCAAACTTCTTACAGTTATCATATCTGCTTCTGACATACGAAAAATGGCGAGTCTTGTTCATAACTTCCTGAGAAAGGTCAACACCCAATCTAAAGGTAAATTGTCTAGACACAAATTTTGCCATGTCGTTGACAAGATCATGCATTACAAAACCTGATTTATTGCCACGTGATTGTTCCAATAATGATCTTGATGCCAAAACAAGGAAGTAATATTCACCAACCTCTTCCATTCTCTTGTTTGTAGTTTCTGTTAAGAAACCTTCTGCCATCCATAATAAGACTACTtcatcttttttaaaaacataatcttTTGGGAATATTGAACAATAAGCAAAGCATCGTTTCATATGTGAAGGGAGATATTTATAGTTTAGCATCAGTGCTGGAAGAATATTGTTTGTCTTATCATCATCTGGCAAATCCCATAGTTCGCTTTTCAATATCTTCTCCCAATCATCAACATCTAGTTTAGATCGCAAGAGACCCCCAATTGTCTTTGCTGCTAAAGGTAGACCTTTACACTTTTTCACAATTTATCTGCCTATTACTTGTAGCTTTGGATGTGCATCAGAGTTATAACCGTAGAATGCATGTTTTGCAAATAGTGACCAGCTATCTTTTTCCGGTAATATCTTTAGATGGTGAGTTGGAACAGTGCGCATGATTGATGCAACACTATCACTGCGTGTTGTTACAATGATTGTACTTCCTATTGCCTTTGATTTAAATGGACTGCTTAAGAGCTCCCAATCAGCATAATTCTCATTCCATACATCATCTAAAACAAGTAGGAATTTCTTCCCCATCAATTTCTCCTCCAGTGTAACTTGAAGCCGATTTAGATCTTTGATATCAGAAGTTGACGAAGTCACTGCTTCTAGAATTGTTTTAGTTACCCTGAACACGTCAAACTCATCAGAAACACATACCCATGCCTTAAGCTCAAAATGCTCCTTCACCCTCTTGTCCTTGTATACAACCTGAGCAAGGGTGGTCTTGCCAACTCCCCCCATTCCCACTATGGGAATTACACACATCTCACCTCCACTTGCGTCATTCGAGAGCAACAAGTTAACTATTGTCTCTTTATCATCATTCCTGCCAAAAATATCAGATTCTTGGACCAACGAAGTCGTGGgcaatctttttgatgagtctCCTCCAACACCTTGTTTTAGACCTAGAACATCCTTTTGACTTGCTAGATATTCTAGTTTGTTAAGGAGCTCTTTTATCTTCGGCTCTATCTCCTTGACAAAATGACTAAGAAAAGTAGAGATGGAGTTTCGTACCTTACGTGCAGTGGTTGGAAATTCAACGTCCAACTTACGTTGCAAGGCTTCAGTGGCTATCTCGTCCAAGACGTGTTCTGCATCATAGACCGCATCTTTTAACTCAACAAGCCACGCTTTCACAGCAGGCTTTGTAAGTTGTTTTTCCTCTGCGTCTTCGAGCAGTGCATTCACGGACAGCAATGCCATCTTCAACTTGTGCAAGAGTACTCCCTCATTGAGTTTCCTTCCTTGAAAGAAGTCAACGAAGTCGCCGGATGCCATTCGTTCAAAAAAGACTTGGAGAAAGGGCGAAAGAAGTAGGCCTGCAACCTCAGCCATGTTTTCGATCTTCGTTGCAAATCCAAGGAAATGAAGGAAGATGAATGGAGGAAACGGCAGCTAGAGCAAAAAGAGATTGCAATGGAAGAAAGTGCAGAGCAAAATGAGATAATTGCAAAGCAAAGAAGGCATACAGGAAACAGCCAATGGGAGTGATGGACCCTCACGGCTGCTCAGatagaaaacaagaagaaagaagagaaagagtgCTGGACCCAACGCAACTGGGACTCTGCTTTTAGTGTTTTGTCCATTGAATGTGGTGGACTCCACACCACGTGAGAAAAGTTAGATGTTTTAAAGCCTCCATTATTGAACAAGGAAATCTT harbors:
- the LOC133879687 gene encoding putative disease resistance protein At3g14460: MTKLPESIDKIKHLRYLNLSSTAIKRLPDSICKLCNLQTLNLSGCKDLSVLPIEMQKLINLRHLDISGTAIEEMPMQLGRLKCLQTLSKFIVSKHSGASIEELGNFANLRGKLSILELQNVVSPTDALKACLKDRKYLEELVLEWNASNIAECQISLLDNLRPHSNLKRLTINNYDGESLSDWVWHHSFSNIESLRLENCKRCHNLPPLGWLPCLKDLSVLGFEQVVKVDHEFYGSDSSTVKPFGALQNLRFERMLNWEEWSSFGTENEDGAFPLLEELYIYNCPKLKGGLPVHLPSLAKFEIHECPQLVASLPRAPVVRELKLRDCNEVLLKELPAKLRKLTIGGFDALESLPMGMVASNNCLQPLEISNCMKLELPTHSHFVSLETLRLEGCDSLKSFSLDLFPKLYDINIWNCKNIESLTVSEQHGRDLVTLRNIEICDCPNLVSFPKGGIRAPDLSFFLVSHCESLRSLPEKMHVLLPSLEFFHIISCPRIESFPEGGLPSNVKYLNVKICDKLFAKRAGWGLEKLFFFCSQLYK